The window GCGGAATAATTTATTGATTATCTTGCGATCCACACCTTCAACCTCAAAGCCCTGCTTACGTAAAAAATCCTTTTTTTCAATGCGGGGCGTTTTATTGGAAGCTTGATTAATCCAAACGTTGACCCAAATTTGTTCAATATAATGCTTACGTTGTAGAATATAGTCCGTAAAGGTTGGTATCTTTTCTTGATTCTGCAAGTAAAAAATAATATCATCCCGGACCTTCTGTTTCGCCCGCTCTATCGCAACAGGATAAATAGAGTCTAATTTGTTCATTAACTTTCCCACCTTTATTTTCAAACATGAACGTTTCTACATTTCCAATTATTTTTTATTATTCATCTTATGCGAGGGATTATTGCATCTTTGCGAAAAAAGCAGGATTAGCTCAAAGCTATCCTGCTTTTTTCTACTCAACATGGAGTTCCAGCATGATTGGGCAATGGTCACTGCCTAAAATATCACAATGGATATAGACATCCTTTAGTTGTGTTTTTAATGTATCCGAGACAAGAAAATAATCTATTCTCCAGCCAATATTACGCTCACGCACCTTACTCATATAGCTCCACCATGTATAGATATCTGTACGGTCCGGATAAAAATACCGAAAGCTATCGATAAAGCCGGCGCCCAATAAATCAGTCATTTTACCTCTCTCTTCAAATGTAAATCCAGAATTACCAATATTCGTCCTTGAATTTTTTACATCAATTTCTTGATGAGCGACATTTAAATCCCCACAAAAGATGACGGGTTTATGCTGATTTAGTTTGATTAAATGCTCCTTCATGGCATCTTCCCAAACTAATCGATAACCTAGCCTTGTTAAATCCCGTTTAGAATTTGGGGTGTATACATTTACAACATAAAAATCCTTATATTCTAACGTTATGACCCGACCTTCTGTATCAGGTTCCTTTAGTTCAATTCCATAGGTTACAGCAAGTGGTTTCTGTTTCGTAAAAACAGCTGTACCAGAATACCCTTTTCGTTCAGCATAATTCCAGTACTGATGATAACCATCTAGTTCAAGAGAAATTTGCCCTTCCTGAAGCTTCGTTTCCTGTATACAGAAGATATCTGCATCTACATTGGCAAAATAATCTAGAAATCCTTTTCGAACACACGCTCTTATACCGTTTACATTCCATGATACTAATTTCATTACAGTTCCCCTTGATTGTATTTCGCTTTGAATATTGCCATTGTTTCTTAGTAGCCATTATCCTGTCTTTGATGATTAATTTCATTTTTTCGTATATAGGCTTGTTCAATTTCTTCCGGGGTGAAACCGAGCCTAGTGCCAAGCTCCAAATAGGCCACAAAGGCATTAATATAATGATAGGCATCCTTTTCTTTATTCATCATGACAATCTTCTCTGTCACAAGAATAAAACTGGCTACAAGCGTTCTTTCCTCACCTGCTTGCTTTAGTTCGTTTGTATAAATCTCTAATAATCGGTCTACATCATATTCGTAATCATTCGCAATACTTAAGAAAAAGTGCAGCGAATCCACATATTCCTCTAATAATACTTGATTCTCACTTGCTCCCTTAGTACTCCAATGTTTGAAACAGCGAGTTTCATTGGCTAATTCAGAAATTTCTACAAGAAGAGCAAGCACTTTATTTTCTGCTATATTTTTCCCCTCTAGGCTATGCTCTCTAACGATTCTTTCATCAAGAATCTTTTGCATTTCACATAATCTTTTAATATTCATTGTTTAATCATCCTCATACTATTCCTTATATTAGTTTACATAATATTATTATTGACGATTTTATTGCGACCAATTATTAGTTAAGACGATTTTCCCCATTGCCTGATTTGAATCTAAATAACGATGAGCTTCTGCAACTTCATCAAAAGTGAAGCGTTTGGGATCGATTAACGGTCGAAGCTTTCCTTCTTCAATAATCTCCGTGATTTGCTTTAAGAAATGGCCATTCTGCTTGCGGTGATTTTCATTTAAAATATGCAAAAGCATGAAAACAACATGAAAACTTAATCCTTTTGAATGAAGCGGGGTTAAATCATGCGTAGACCTGGCTGCAATCGCAACTACTGTTCCATGTAAGGCGGCAGCAGCGAAGGACCGATCCAAATTTTCTCCTCCCACTGTATCAAAAATATAATCGAACCCTTTCCCATTCGTATACTTTTCGACATACTCCTGTACTGATGT of the Bacillus tuaregi genome contains:
- a CDS encoding exodeoxyribonuclease III, yielding MKLVSWNVNGIRACVRKGFLDYFANVDADIFCIQETKLQEGQISLELDGYHQYWNYAERKGYSGTAVFTKQKPLAVTYGIELKEPDTEGRVITLEYKDFYVVNVYTPNSKRDLTRLGYRLVWEDAMKEHLIKLNQHKPVIFCGDLNVAHQEIDVKNSRTNIGNSGFTFEERGKMTDLLGAGFIDSFRYFYPDRTDIYTWWSYMSKVRERNIGWRIDYFLVSDTLKTQLKDVYIHCDILGSDHCPIMLELHVE
- a CDS encoding dUTP diphosphatase codes for the protein MNIKRLCEMQKILDERIVREHSLEGKNIAENKVLALLVEISELANETRCFKHWSTKGASENQVLLEEYVDSLHFFLSIANDYEYDVDRLLEIYTNELKQAGEERTLVASFILVTEKIVMMNKEKDAYHYINAFVAYLELGTRLGFTPEEIEQAYIRKNEINHQRQDNGY